A window of Streptomyces sp. NBC_01224 genomic DNA:
CCTCGGTCCGTCCAGGAGTCCGGCGAGTGCATCCATGACCGCCAGCGTAGACGTACGCGTATGGAGCTGAGCGGTTCGAGGATGTCGTGGACGGCACCACCGGGCGAGCCTTGAGCCATGACACAGAACACCGAGAACGTGCAGCGGGAAACGGTACTGGTGACGAGCGGCACGGGGAAGACGGGCCGCCGGGTCGTGGAGCGGCTGGCCGCTCGCGGAGTGGTGGTGCGGGCCGGATCGCGCAGTGCCGAGGTCCGTTTCGACTGGGCGGACGAGTCGGGCTGGGCACCGGCTCTGCGGGGTGCGGACGCAGCGTATGTGACGTACTACCCGGATCTGGCGGCGCCCGGTGCGCCGGAGGCGATGGCAGCCTTCGGGCGGATCGCGACGGAGCACGGGGTGCGGCGGCTGGTGCTGCTGTCCGGGCGGGGTGAGCCGCAGGCGGTCGCGGCGGAGGAGAGCCTGCGCAGGTCGGCTGCGGGGGCGGAGCTCACCGTCGTACGGTCGGCGTTCTTCGCGCAGAACTTCAGCGAGGGCGCCATGCTGGACGGGGTACTCGGCGGCGAGGTGGTGTTCCCGGCGGGTGGGACCGCGGAGCCGTTCGTGGACATCGACGATCTCGCGGATGTGGTGGTGGCCGCGCTCACCGAGGACGGTCATGCGGGTGCGGTGCATGAGCTGACCGGGCCGCGGCTGCTGACGTTCGACGAGGTGGTGTCGGAGATCGCGTCTGCCACGGGGCGTGCGGTGCGGTATCTGCCGGTGTCCGGAGCGAAGTACGCGCAGATGCTGGAGGGGTACGGAGTGCCGGGGCCCGAAGCCGGTTTCCTGGCGGGCCTGTTCACGATGCTGCTCGACGGGCACAACGCGACGGTGACCGAGGGCGTGAAGCAGGTCCTGGGGCGCGATCCGAAGGACTTCGGGGCGTTCACCCGCGCGGCGGCACAGTCGGGTGCGTGGAAGGGCTAGGGCCTCTCTCAATCTCTCAGGCGCAGCGCCAGCAGCCGGTACCGCGGATCCGCTCGCGGCCTGTCGGGCTCGGGCAGCGACGTCAGTGCGGTCGCAAGCCGCTCGGCCGCCGTCCCCGGCAGGTTCAGGCGTGAGGCGAAATAGCCCTCGCGCACCTTCTGTGCCGCGCTCAGCGGGCTCTGGCCCTGGCCATGGCCCGGGAAGTGGGCCTCCCCCACCACATCGAGGCCGGCCTCCGAGCCGTACCCGACGATCAGATCCGCGGAATCGGACGGATCGGCTTCGAGGTAGGGGGCGAATGCCTCGTCGATGTCGCTGCCCACGTCGTGGGCCGCGTCCTTGTCGACGGTGGTGACGAACACACCGCCCGGCCGCAGCACCCGCGCCGCCTCGGACACCACCGCCCGCACATCCCCCTCCCCACGCAGCAGGTGCAGCAGCCAGATGGCGCCGACCGCATCCACCGCCGTGTCCGGCAGCGGCAGCCGACGCGCGTCGGCGAGCACCACCGCGCCGATCCGCTTCCGAGCAACCTGCGCCATGCCGTACGAGGCATCGGTACCGAACACGCCGAGTCCGGGGCGGGCAAGGGCTATTCGCTCGGTGACCAGTCCCGTACCGCAGCCGATGTCCAGAAGGGTGCGGGCAGGTGACGGGATCAGTCCGAGCACTGCGGCGGCTGCGGCCTCGGCCCTGGGCACGCCGCCGCGAGTGGCGTCGTAGTGGGCTGCCGCGGTGTCGTAGTTCAGCACCTGGCCGACTCTAGAACACACCCGACCGAATGGACACCGGCATATTGCCGGTGGGCCGCCGGGCCCATAACTTGCGCTCATGGAGCGGAGTTGCGCCATCTGCGTACCGTGCGTGCCATCGCCGACACCGGGAGCCTGACCAAGGCGGCCGCCGCCCTCGGGCTCGCCCAGCCTGCGCCGAGCGCGCAATTGCGACGGATCGAGAAGGCTCTCGGCGGCCCGCCCTTCGATCGGGACCACACCGGTGCCCGGCCCGCGCTCCTCGGTGAGCTGGTGCTCGAACGGGCCCGGGTGGTGCTGCCCGCCGTGAGCGGACTCCAGGAGGAGGCGGTGCGGTTCGCCAACGCCTGGGGGACGATGGAGCGCTTCCGGCTGGGCGGCACGCACGGTCCGCTGCTGGGCGGTCTCGTCGACCGCCTGGTCACCGCCCACCCGGCCGCTCCCGTGTCGACGTACACCTCCTGGTCGGTCGTCGAGCTCGCCTACCAACTGGTCGACAGAAGAGTCGACTTCGCGCTCATCGGGGCCCGCGGGGAGAGCCATCCACGGTTCGGTGCTGCGATGTGACATGTCATCACGCATCTTCCTTCAGCTCTGCGATGTGACATGTCATCACGCATGGACGGCGTGCGCCGCAGCGCGGCCGCACGTCGTCCGCCCGCGCCGGCCCCCGGCCCGGTGTTCAGCGGCGTGCCCGCCCATTCGGCTACCTCACGCCGTGCCCGGCGGCGATCGCCACCACCCGCGCGGCCAGGTTCAGATCGTTCTCGGTGACCACACCACCCGCGTCATGGGTGTTCACGGACAGGGTGACGGTGTTGTAACCGAGGGTCAGATCGGAATGGTGGTTCAGTTCGTCCTGGATCTGGGCAACATGCACGGTCAGCCCGACGGCGGCAAAGTGCGTGCGGAGCCGGTAGGTGCAAGTGATCCGGTCCCCCTCCAGCGACCAGCCGGGCAGGTCACCCAGACGGTCCTCGATCTCCTTCTGCGACAATGGTGCGGCGGGCATGCTGCGACTCCCTCACGAGCGATCGGTGCCGGTCGGCGGTCCCGGTGACGTTACGGTCTGGGTATGACAACTGTCGCGCTTGACACGGGGGTAGGGCCGCTGCTGCGCAGCTGGCGGGAGCAGCGTCGCATCAGCCAGCTGGAGCTGGCGCTCCGCGCGGATTCCT
This region includes:
- a CDS encoding NmrA family transcriptional regulator, translating into MTQNTENVQRETVLVTSGTGKTGRRVVERLAARGVVVRAGSRSAEVRFDWADESGWAPALRGADAAYVTYYPDLAAPGAPEAMAAFGRIATEHGVRRLVLLSGRGEPQAVAAEESLRRSAAGAELTVVRSAFFAQNFSEGAMLDGVLGGEVVFPAGGTAEPFVDIDDLADVVVAALTEDGHAGAVHELTGPRLLTFDEVVSEIASATGRAVRYLPVSGAKYAQMLEGYGVPGPEAGFLAGLFTMLLDGHNATVTEGVKQVLGRDPKDFGAFTRAAAQSGAWKG
- a CDS encoding class I SAM-dependent methyltransferase — encoded protein: MLNYDTAAAHYDATRGGVPRAEAAAAAVLGLIPSPARTLLDIGCGTGLVTERIALARPGLGVFGTDASYGMAQVARKRIGAVVLADARRLPLPDTAVDAVGAIWLLHLLRGEGDVRAVVSEAARVLRPGGVFVTTVDKDAAHDVGSDIDEAFAPYLEADPSDSADLIVGYGSEAGLDVVGEAHFPGHGQGQSPLSAAQKVREGYFASRLNLPGTAAERLATALTSLPEPDRPRADPRYRLLALRLRD
- a CDS encoding 4a-hydroxytetrahydrobiopterin dehydratase, coding for MPAAPLSQKEIEDRLGDLPGWSLEGDRITCTYRLRTHFAAVGLTVHVAQIQDELNHHSDLTLGYNTVTLSVNTHDAGGVVTENDLNLAARVVAIAAGHGVR